The Blastococcus sp. HT6-4 genome window below encodes:
- a CDS encoding helix-turn-helix domain-containing protein, whose amino-acid sequence MTDAPDWRTRRWEATHRRILEAALELFQQHGYERVSVAQVAQAAGVSVPTFYAHYPSKEHVLMRLPDAEATAALLSGQPDDLPLGQRIRRAILGALTGTGAEDRSEMYARWRIIATTPTLRHRPAEFERTAAAMVLEALAGPGRPVRPADTVVAGAYLSALTTGMLTWADGEGRRPPEECVQEAFDALHHT is encoded by the coding sequence GTGACCGACGCGCCGGACTGGCGAACGCGCAGGTGGGAGGCCACCCATCGGCGGATCCTGGAGGCCGCGCTCGAGCTGTTCCAGCAGCACGGGTACGAACGGGTGAGCGTCGCACAGGTCGCCCAGGCCGCCGGAGTCTCGGTGCCGACCTTCTACGCGCACTACCCGAGCAAGGAGCACGTCCTCATGCGGCTCCCGGACGCGGAGGCGACCGCCGCACTGCTCTCCGGGCAGCCCGACGACCTGCCGCTGGGACAGCGGATCCGGCGAGCGATCCTCGGCGCGCTCACCGGCACGGGCGCCGAGGACCGGTCGGAGATGTACGCCCGCTGGCGGATCATCGCCACCACGCCCACCCTCCGCCACCGTCCCGCCGAGTTCGAGCGCACGGCCGCGGCGATGGTGCTGGAGGCCCTGGCCGGGCCGGGGCGGCCGGTGCGGCCGGCCGACACGGTGGTCGCCGGCGCCTACCTCTCCGCGCTCACCACCGGCATGCTGACCTGGGCCGACGGCGAGGGCAGGCGCCCGCCCGAGGAGTGCGTCCAGGAGGCCTTCGACGCCCTGCACCACACGTGA